Within Aspergillus oryzae RIB40 DNA, chromosome 2, the genomic segment GTTAGAAGAAACATAATCCACCTGGAAGAGGGGCAACAGTGGGGCAGCTCCTGTGGCATTCACATATCGACTCCTTTCCTCGCAGACCAAGAAGCCCGCCCCGTATCTTCTGGGTTCCCAATGCGAGCGAGAGGAACGCGCGCTTCGATCGTGACCTTCTGGGTCAGGTTCTTCATGTCATGGTCGGCCAGTTGGGTGGCGATGGTGCAGTACGCTTTCGGAACGCTGCAGGCCAGCAAGTGATAGACAGGGCACGTCGTATAGTGCAATAGGGAAGGTTCAGGATTTTACGGAGGATTGTATGGGGATTGGAACAGAACGCATGGCTTGGGATTCGAACCGGATCTAAATAGGTAACCACCTGTATACCTCACTCAGGCTTCACACAATCCCACCGCGGCACAGATAGCGGCGGGGCCTAGATCTTGCTGCACGAAATTGACTATCAGACTGCTGTATACACCAACAAAGTTTTCGCATTTCTGTTGAGACACTGGGAGCGAGCGACAAGCATTCTCCAACGCCCCCCTGATATCCATGTCTTTTGTGTCGTCGTTTTTAAGTGCCACAATTGGTTCGAGGACCAGTTGGCAAAGGCTACATCCGAGGTCTCGTCGTAACAAATTATCTGCAGGGCCGGGAACAACTGGAACTTTTCATCAAAACGGCCATCAGCATTGGCCAATTGCCAAAGTATTATGATAGGGGATGGGGAACGCACTGTTGGTGGCCAGGGCAAAGGTAAGACCGCCCATAAAGGAGGGGATAATGAGCTTGACCATGTTGCCAACTGTTGTATCCAAGGGTGTGAAGCGTTTTTAAAAAGAGagatttttgtttctttttgtatatTAATAGGAAATAAAATAGGATCAAGCAACAACTGGGGGGTGATCGAACTAAAATATACTAAGTCAACGTTTTCTTGTCTCCTCGTATCCAGGCAATTTTCTGGTGAAGAATCAAAATAAATCTCTCCGATCATCAAACTAGTCAAGCTTCAGAAGTGATTTACTCTGCTATTTAGCCTATTAGGGTTACAGTTCTGTAGATCTGTCGATCTCGAGGGCCTCGGCACGCTTTTACGGACTGTAGTCGAGTGGGAAACGATCGTATTAATCCCAGTGGAGCAGTTCGCTTAAGATCGAGAGTTGGACTATTGAGTGGTAAAGTTCTGGTTCTTTCCATCTGATGGCCTGCGTAGTCCCAAATAGTAAATCTTGACGGGGCTATCGTCGCCTTATTCAACGATACTGGAATTTCACACCTCCCGTACTATAGACTTGCCGCTTTGTCAGTTAACTTGGCTACAATGCCTAGCTAGATTCCTAGATCATCAGGTAAATACATTGCAGTGCCTATTAGGCAACATAGGTGACCTAGGTAGTATAATTGATTCGAAATATCTTGGTAGTTAATATAATTGATTTAGATAATTCTTCTTTAATTGGGGAGTGTGAACTGTAAACAAAGGTCCAGATAAGAGCACTTGGCGGGTCGAGAACCGAGATGCAAGGGTCCAGTGGCTGAGCCCTACTTCGTTACCGCAGGCTAGATGTTGAGCTAGAAACCGGggaaagagtaaaaaaaataaattaattaaagaAAATACTCAAgaatggagagagagagagagatgagCCCGAAAATAGGTAACCATGCATAATTTGATCATATCGTCAATCATGCCCAGTGCAGTGCAGGTGCGCAATATTACCTTCCATAACAGGACTAGTAGGAGTTGACCAAGACGTGggaaaaattaaataaaaagataaaaatagacaacaacaagaaaaaggagaacgCACATTGCCTCAGGCTCTCATGAGAGACAAAACATTGCAAACAGCGCATGACTCGCAAACGTGCCTAATCTGGCCTAGCGACAAAGGGCCCGTGATCtcctctcatccttctccaattgTACTGCTTCTCGTTCTTAGTCTTGTTACATTCCCAAACTCAGCCACAGCGAGTCAATGCGGAATACGCGCTGGGGATCAGAACGGGCAAGGTGCGCATGCAAATATATGCGACCAGTGTTTGAACTACTACCCTGTGACCTCGACATCCATGCTCCAAGCCATATCCTTCCAGTAAACGTGCCAGAACCATTGCTATCACGCAAGGCTCGCATCAGCAGCACAGCCTGCTGTCAGAGCATGACACTGCCCGGGCTCTAATGTAGGCTACCTTTGAAAATTCACAACCCTGGTCGCCTCGTGAATATAATAAGCGCCGACCTGCCGTTGTTGTGGtgatactactagtaagtTACTAGCTCACCCGCATCACTTGATAACGCTGAGTCGACAAAtggcctcctccacctcatTGCGCTCCGATCTTTACTCCAACAAGGATAAACCATTCTCTAACCTCTCCCCAGATCTAGTCGGAAAATTCCCGGACGATGAAAGCAACTTCGCTGCCTCTGTTCTGGACGACAGCCCCACGCGAGCCGTAGCAGCTCGACGGCAAGCGAACCAGCTGTTGCGACAGAGGCTATCATCGCGTGTATCTATCTCAGCCAGAGACCAGACGGTAGAGGCTTATCTCCGTGAAGGGACGGAAGAGAGTCTGAACCGAAATCCACAGCGATCGCTCTTGGAGCACTGCTCCCGACGAGCGAAGGCACTCAGTAGTTCACACTCCATCTTGGGTACTAGTCAGACCTCCCCAACACGACCGGCATGGATTCCAAAAAATGCGGAATATATAGAATTATCGGATGATGAGCCGGATGATGGGATTTCTTCAGTTGCGACACACTCGGATGTCCCAACAACGACTGGTCACCTCCAAACTAATGAGCAAATTCCGTTTTCCGTATCCGCAAATAGCGCGCAAACCGACTCAATTGATTTGTCCGATCATGAAACGCTTGGATCAGAGTCCCCATACTGTGTAGTAAGTCAGCAAGAGACACTAAGGACGGACGTTTGCGATGACGGATTAGAGCAGAGACAAACTGAGCCGGAACGTACCTCAGACGCGTGTACCACTGAGGACATTATACTGGCCATCCGCGATGTGATCTGCGGGTGGACCTGGCCGCAAGAGAAAGCATCCAAGGAAGGTTATGCATACATTTTTTATGATCGCTCGGCAGAGAGCCTGTGCTATAAAATTGGACACTCAGGGAATGTGAAAGTGCGCACACAACAACATCAGAATCAATGCCAGCTACGGAGGTGGAGCTCCAGAAAAAGCCCTGCATTGCGAGAATATAAACTACTCGAGAAACTAGCACACGCCGAACTCAGAAGTCTGCGGTGCAAGTTCACTTGTCTCTGCGGAGTGGAACACAGGGAATACTTCTTGGGCAAGGTGGAGCATGGACAAGCTATCCTGGATTCTTGGTCGCGGTGGCTTATAGAGAAGAATCCTTATAACGACGATGGGAACCTTAGGCCATTCTGGGTTGACCGGTTTCAAGTGTTTCTTGATGGTTATTCACGCTTTTTTCACTGTACGGCCAATGAAGGTAACCAACACCCTCTTGATAGCAATGCTTGCCAGGCGTGCCTCCGCAAAGGATGGCAGAAGTTCACTGAGCCCACTGCCCAGGATATATTCGAGTATGATTGTCGCATAAAAGTTCCCTTTGCCGGTGGTCGCTTGTTGTTGCAGGCCTGTTATAGTCGCTTCTCCTGCCATCGAGCCAAGCTTGTATGGATGATTGACTCCATAGTATTTGTGTGTCGGATGTTGGACTTTGCGTCGAGCATTCAGGTTATCTTGCTTGCGTTACTTGGAAAGGGTCTCTATCTCACAGTATGCTCGATATGGAACCACACATTCGATGTTTCCAGATTACCGGAATTTTACTTGGCATGCGCTGCAGCTTATCGGCTGTTTCTCCTCCCCACGGTTAGCATTGATACTGTCGATCAAGGCTTGCCACAGGGGGCCAAACGAATTGCATGGCCTACTAGGAAATCTCCGCGCAAGAACTCAAAGTCACCTGGAATGCCTACACCGGCCTCGAATCAATCTCAGAAGACGTCCAAACCTACGCATAAAAAGCGACTCCTCGAGGAGCCCTCCAATATAGAGCTCTTTCATGATATAAGCAACCCCAAAGAAGAACACGGTGACGACATTAACGAGATCATCGGGCGAAGGCTTCCAGACTCACCCCCGACTTTGGACTTGAACAATGCCCATCAGCAGAGGAACAACGCAACCCAAAGGGCGTAACCTCTATCAAGGATTCTCGTACATGTGACGTATTCTGAAGAAGGACGGACTTCCGCCGAGCTGCAGCTTACATGCATAACCTGTATCCTACCACATGACCAACTCACACTAGGTATGATGACAGGCTACGTGCTATGGGAGGTTGTGCCACTTTGGCATGAATAAATGGCTCGGCTACAATATGTCAGAATAGACCTGTACGACGTGCGGCCATCTGTAGAATAGGCCAGCGGCTCCCACCCATGCTATACGGGCGGCAGGCCCGGAACCTCAGATGGCGACTCTATTTCGGACCGCGCGGCATGGAATCGGACCTTATAGACGCTGAAGGTCTCGCATCTTAGGCTTGCTTCTGCAGAGGCCgatggtggttgggatgtGCGGCAAAACGGACGTAAGACAGAGCCATGACGGTACAGCCGACGGCTTTCCAATCACCTACAAGGTACCCTTTCTGGTGCTGGACTTTGCCAACCTATACGAAACAGTGTATGACCATTGAATAACCCAATGCGGTGCAGATTTCGCACTCAAGATTCGTTTTCCGTCTTTCCGATAAAGATACAATAAAAGCAGCCTACTGGGAGAAACCAACTTTGTGATCGAGAACTGTGGGTTACGGTTTAGTATATTCATATTACGATTATAGGGCACCATTTGAATGTATGTACGTTATCTGACATCAGGTCTGTGGGTAGTCACTATGATATCCCAAACTTGTGTTCCAACATCTGATGACTCGTGACATCCTTTAAAAGACTGTAGTTACCGAATGTCTTTGTCGATCAGTCCAGCAAAGAGAAGGCATTTCTCATCTTGGTGCCGAGGCGTTACAATCTGGAGAGCACATGGAGCTCCATCAACGGAGTCAGGTTCATCTAGAATGAGTTAGTATAACAATTGCCTGTTGGCCTATGATGGAAACATACAGCTCGGCTGAACTCCATCATGTACTGGCATAGGGTCTGGATCAAGCGCCTTGGAAGCTTTGCTATACGGCACAATGCACGCAGGATACTGCCAATAGTTAGCGAGAGATGGATTTCAGCGTACGCAGTTACCAACTTACATCCAGAAGGTTCCAGATGACCGTGTACGGCGGCCACCCATATGTGTCATATGACGTGGCCGTATTCTGAGCTCCAGGTGTTAGAAGAACATCTATGTCGTGTTGAACCCATGTCCTGCGCCATTCTTCAGCGTAAGCCTTTCGTGCGTTGTGGAGTCCGTCAATTTTCTCAAAGATCCCCAGTTCCTGATCGACAGGAAACGGACCAGTGAACAATGGGTTGGCTAATTTCGCCACTGATGCCACCAATGGCTCTCCACTGGCGGCGATGTGATCGACGTGTGGTCCATAGGTGAAATACTGAAAAGCTAGACGACTCGCGTATGCCACGCCTCGTGAAGGCTCATGTCCCAGCCGCACTATTCTGTGTCCCTTCTTAGCTAGTGCTGCGATGGCTGACTCCATTGCGCGACGGACTGGAGGATGCATTGGGAAGTCGGGATCTTCGCCGAGGACTCCAATCGTTAATAACGACGGCAGTCTGAGCGCCGACACCCAAGGCGACCCAATTGTAGTCACATCATATCGCCAGGGTTCGGCTTTGAGGACAGTTGACATGAACAACTCAATGTCGTCTAACGACTGAGCCAGTGGCCCTGCTGCTGGCTTTATGCCGGGCACTCCCTCAATTGCCCCCGACACCTGTCCACCGAACGGAATACGGTCCGCGGTGGGTTTAAACCCATAAACACCGCAGCACAGCGATGGAATTCGGATTGAGCCTGCGATATCAGTTCCAACGCCGAGGATTGAACCCCGGAAGGCCACGAGAACTCCTTCACCACCGGAAGAGCCTCCGGCCGTCAGGTTTGTATTGTGTGGATTTAATGTACGACCGTAGATGTTGTTCTCTGAATCGCCTGTCTACGCAGAGGGCGTCAGATGAGATAATGCAGGACTCCGAGGGGGCACTAACCATCATTGTCTGCGGAATATTGGTTTTAACATAAAGTACCGCACCCAAGTCGAGTAGCAGATCCACCAGAGCAGAGTTGGTCTCCGCTGGTGGGTTCTCTAAGAATGATACATATCCCACCGTACTTTGAATACCcttgatgcagaagctaTCTTTGAGACTGATCGGTAAACCGTGCAATGGGCCAATGACCCGTTTTTCTCGCTTCAAATAATCATCCAGGTATTGAGCACGTTCGAGCGCTCTGTCGAAGAAGTGTTCTGTCAGGCATGACGTCTGTAAGAAGCCTTTAGTATTACGGGTCATCCTACGAGATAGTGACCGGGTCAATTGTATGTACCTACCAATTGCTGGGCTATGGCTGCCCGTTTGCAGAAAGCCGTGGTCACTGCCAGCGAGGTCACCTCGCCCCAGGCAAGCTTTTGCAGCAGCTGTGCCGCAGTATAGTGCTCTGTGAGatccaactcctcctcggagaGGAGCCCACTATGACGTGGGATGTTCGCCTCTATGAGGTGGCCATTCGATGGGAGCGTGGAGAGGAATGCGGCATTCAAACGCCAATCTTGGGGAATCTGTAGCTCCAGTTGTTTGCGCTTCTCAGCCACCCTAGTCTCCCAGTTGCCTTTTGTCGCCGTATTTTCAGCCATCTCTGTTGGTCGATGTGAGTGATGTGAAGATACAAGGCCCGGGCCAAGACAATTTATATAGCCGAATGGCCTCAGTGCTAAGTTGCTCCGCGTGAGGAGAACCTCCAACAATCCTTTACCGGCCGAAGCGCGTCTACCTTCCGCATTGGGATGGTTATACCTCGGTTGATCGATTACGGGCTTATCTGTGGAGATGGAGACGCAATTCCTGACAATGTATTGGAACTTAGATTCTGAGAGTGATCTATTGCTCAACAGGCGTTTCTACGGGCCATCACATCCTCTGGCTTAGAGTCCTCAAAATTTGTCAAGTGGTAGGCATCGATCAGGATGCGATCGTTCTCACAGCTCATGACTCCAACGCACACTAAGCCGTTCAACCAGTTGTACTTTCCTGGGCCTGTTTCAATTCGCAGGTGTGAGAAGAATTCCACATCGTCTTGAGTCACGGTCGGAGGGGGTCGTAGGGCTGGGTCCTTCTCGACCTGTTTCGCATACTCTGTGCCCGGGCCAGGACGATAGAGGCCATGCGCCCGGACGTAGAGATAACAGCCATCGTCGGTTTTGATCGTATAATGTGCATCCAGGGTCATGGACTAGGAGATTGTATGAGCTTCACTGAATGGATCCTGGGGGATGACAAGCTTACGTGGGTCCCTTCAATGACCGTTGCCCAGTCTGCTCCGCCCGGAAGGACCGTCCCTGATATCGACGGTCCTCTAAAGCTACCGCCGGCAATATTCGCAACACTCCGAATCACTCCAGCCCCATGAGGCGCTCCAACGTTAATTTCCTCGGGTTCAATGTTGCATTCCAGGCGATAAATAAATGACAGCCCAGGACGTCGCATGGGTGGGCTATTGGGGTAAAAGCCATTTCCTTGGGAGTCCGCGGGCTTCGATAGAGTCATGT encodes:
- the gmdB gene encoding general amidase GmdB (amidases); the protein is MAENTATKGNWETRVAEKRKQLELQIPQDWRLNAAFLSTLPSNGHLIEANIPRHSGLLSEEELDLTEHYTAAQLLQKLAWGEVTSLAVTTAFCKRAAIAQQLTSCLTEHFFDRALERAQYLDDYLKREKRVIGPLHGLPISLKDSFCIKGIQSTVGYVSFLENPPAETNSALVDLLLDLGAVLYVKTNIPQTMMTGDSENNIYGRTLNPHNTNLTAGGSSGGEGVLVAFRGSILGVGTDIAGSIRIPSLCCGVYGFKPTADRIPFGGQVSGAIEGVPGIKPAAGPLAQSLDDIELFMSTVLKAEPWRYDVTTIGSPWVSALRLPSLLTIGVLGEDPDFPMHPPVRRAMESAIAALAKKGHRIVRLGHEPSRGVAYASRLAFQYFTYGPHVDHIAASGEPLVASVAKLANPLFTGPFPVDQELGIFEKIDGLHNARKAYAEEWRRTWVQHDIDVLLTPGAQNTATSYDTYGWPPYTVIWNLLDYPACIVPYSKASKALDPDPMPVHDGVQPSYEPDSVDGAPCALQIVTPRHQDEKCLLFAGLIDKDIR
- a CDS encoding DUF3237 domain-containing protein (predicted protein), giving the protein MTLSKPADSQGNGFYPNSPPMRRPGLSFIYRLECNIEPEEINVGAPHGAGVIRSVANIAGGSFRGPSISGTVLPGGADWATVIEGTHSMTLDAHYTIKTDDGCYLYVRAHGLYRPGPGTEYAKQVEKDPALRPPPTVTQDDVEFFSHLRIETGPGKYNWLNGLVCVGVMSCENDRILIDAYHLTNFEDSKPEDVMARRNAC